The following coding sequences are from one Polyodon spathula isolate WHYD16114869_AA chromosome 7, ASM1765450v1, whole genome shotgun sequence window:
- the LOC121318425 gene encoding ADP-ribosylation factor-like protein 1: protein MGLFFSRLFSGLFGTREMRILILGLDGAGKTTILYRLQVGEVVTTIPTIGFNVETVTYKNLKFQVWDLGGQTSIRPYWRCYYSNTDAIIYVVDSCDRDRMGISKSELVAMLEEEELKKAILVVFANKQDMEQAMTPTEVANSLGLPALKDRKWQIFKTSATKGTGLDEAMEWLVEALKTRQ, encoded by the exons ATGG GTCTCTTCTTCTCAAGGCTTTTCTCTGGTTTATTTGGGACAAGGGAGATGAGAATCTTGATTCTTGGTCtagatggagcaggaaagaccaCTATATTGTACAGACTACAAGTTGGGGAGGTTGTCACCACTATCCCCA caaTTGGTTTCAATGTTGAAACAGTGACATATAAGAATCTTAAATTTCAAGTCTGGGACTTGGGAGGACAGACAAGTATCAG GCCGTACTGGCGTTGTTATTACTCCAACACTGATGCAATCATTTATGTAGTGGACAGCTGTGATAGAGACAGAATGGGGATCTCCAAGTCAGAACTGGTTGCCATGTTGGAG GAAGAGGAACTCAAAAAAGCTATATTGGTGGTGTTTGCAAACAAACAGGATATGGAACAGGCTATGACACCCACTGAAGTAGCAAATTCACTTGGTTTGCCAGCACTAAAAGACAGAAAGTGGCAGATATTTAAAACGTCAGCAACTAAAGGCACTGGATTGGACGAGGCAATGGAATG GTTGGTTGAAGCACTGAAGACCAGACAGTAA